CTTACTAAACCTAACCCACCAGCTGATTTTTAATAATTTATGAAAGCAATTACTCTTGACGATACTAGTTCCTCTAAACTCAATGTAAGAGAGGTCCCTGAAAGACCTTTAAAAGAAGGAGAAGTAAGGGTGGCGATTAAAGCTGCGGCATTAAACCACCGAGATGAATGGTGTAGACAAGGCCTTTACCCCAATATTCAAAATGGGATTATTTTAGGGTCAGATGGAAGTGGTGTTGTAGAGGAAGTGTCAATTGGTACTGAGGAAAGCTGGTTAGGAAAAGAAGTTATAATTAACCCTGCAATTAATTGGGGTGAGAATCAAAAAGCTCAGAATAAGGATTTTGAAATTTTGGGCATGCCAAGAAATGGAACTTTGGCAGAAAAAGTCATTGTGCCTGTGGATAGGCTGCATTTAAAGCCAGCTCACTTAACTTTTGAAGAAGCAGCAGGCTTACCTTTAGCTGGGTTAACCGCTTTCCGAGCCCTTTTTTATCAAGGAGAAGTAAAGCCAGGTGATGCTGTTCTGATCACGGGGTTTGGTGGAGGCGTAGCTCAGTTAGCATTTCAATATGCTGTACAAGCAAATGCTTTGGTTTATGCCACCAGTAGCAAAAAAGAGAAATTGGATAAGGCAAGTGAACTGGGAGCGAAAGGAGTTTTTAATTATACCGATCCTGATTGGACATCGGAGGCTTTAGAGCAAACGGGTGGTTTTGATATTATCATAGACAGTGCTGCTGGTGATGCAATTAATAACTTGATTAATGTAGTCAAACCTGGAGGAAGGATCGTTTTTTATGGTGCAACCTTAGGGAATCCAAGTGAAATAATTGCGAGAAAAATTTTCTGGAATCAAATCAAATTGATGGGAACGACTATGGGGTCGGACCAGGATTTCCAAAACATGATACAGTTTGTTTCAGAAAACAAGGTGACGCCTTTAATTGACGAGGTATTTCCTTTTGATAAGGCTAGCGATGCCTTTGATAAGATGAAGGAAGGTAAACAATTGGGTAAAATTGTTTTAGTTCCTTAGCATTTCTCATAAGTCTCTCCGAATTCTTTTTTAGCGATACGGTATATCTCATCTTTTTCTGGTGGGGTCACTAAATAGTCATCGATCCGTAAAACTGTCAATTCTTTCCAAGGTGCTTCAAATTGTATAGTGTATTGGTTTTCAAAAGCTTTGAAATCCTCTTTGGTGATTTGAATGGCGGTCACTTTCCCTTTTGGTTGGAAACTACTCCATCCATTTCCAAGAGATTGAATCATCTCGTATTTAGTATCAAAAACATTGGGAGCAACCAGGTATTGTTCCGAGGATGAGGTTTGGTTTTCTACTAACCAATCTCCGGGTTTAGCTGTATTCTTGGTTTCATCTCCATCATTGGTCTTTGTGAAGATAAGAGTTCCAGGTGTTGCCTTTCTTGCTTTGATCAGTGTTTTTTTTCTGTAAAGTATCCCTTTTGTTTCAAGGATTGGTAAAAAATGGTTTAACATTTCTTGTTGTGTGATCATCTGAAAGGGAATTTAAGTTTATCTCCGGACATGAATTTAGTAAATAGAATTTCATTTTTTTTCATTAACCTATCAATTTGAAAACAGATATATTTTATTGAAGTGTTCAAAATTAAATTTGATCCTAGTCAAAATCGTTTTCAAAAAGAAAATTTTGGTAGGCATTTTTTAATTCTTGAAGAGCCTTTTGATTTTGTTGGGAAGAGGCTAACTCTATTCCATTTTCATAAATTTTTTTAGCTTCTTCAATTTCTTCGATTTCAGAAAAAAAGGAGGCTGCGGTGTAATAGGTTGGTAAATAAGACTTAAAATCCTTTAAAAGCATCTCAAATATTTCTTTGGCTTCCTGTGGCTTCTCCTCTCGGAATTCTAGTGCCAAGGCATACCAGTTAAATGGGTTTTCCGGTTCGTCTTTTGTAAACTGTTTCAGTAACTCCCACCTTGTTAAATTGGCCATGAATTGTTTTTTTAATTAGCTCCATCCTGTTAATTTCACATGAAATAAAACTAAAATAATCTAATTCTAAACCAATGAAGATTCTTGTTTGTATTACGCACGTGCCAGATACGACTTCTAAAATTCAGTTTACCGCTGATAATACAAAATTTGATACTACTGGTGTTCAATTTATCATTGGACCTTATGATGATTATGCATTAGCCAGAGCAGTGGAATTAAGAGATCAAACTGGAGGTAAATTAACAGTGCTGAATGTTGGTGAGTCGGAAACCGAACCTACCTTGAGAAAAGCACTTGCCATCGGCGCTGATGAAGCGATCCGTGTGAATGCTTCACCAAAGGATTCGTTTTTTGTATCCAAACAAATTGCACATTATGCCAAAGAAGGAGCGTATGATTTGATTTTGATGGGCAGAGAATCTATAGATTTTAATGGAGGAATGGTCCATGGAATGGTGGGTGAGTTATTGGGTTTACCTTCTTTCTCTCCAGTTATGAAGCTTGATGTAGAGGGTACTACTGTACAGATGGCAAGAGAAATTGAAGGAGGAAAAGAATCATTAGAGGCTTCTTTACCCTTGATCGCTGGTTGCCAGGAGCCCATTGCAGAATGGAAAATTCCTAATATGAGAGGTATTATGTCGGCAAGAACCAAACCTCTGAATGTAGTGGAAGCCGTGTCTGAAGAAACACAGGCTGAGGCTACGTCCTACGAACTTCCTCCAGCAAAAGGAGCGGTGAAGTTGGTGGATAAAGATAATGTAGGGGAGTTGGTTTCCTTGTTGAAAAATGAAGCAAAAGTGCTTTAATTATTTATTTTTAATATCTTAAAAATCAAGAATTTATGTCCGTATTAGTATATATAGAACAATCTGAAGGAAAAATAAAAAAGACTAGTTTGGAGGCAGTTTCATTTGCTCATGCATTAGCCTCAAAAACTGGTGAAGGAGATGTGGTGGCAGTTGCATTAGGAACCATAGAGCAGGGGGAACTTGCAGCTGTAGGTTCTGCTGGTGCAGCTAAAGTACTTCATTCTTCAGAAGAGAAATTGAATGCTGGAGTAATTCAGGCACATGCATCCGCAGTGGCTCAAGCGTTTACTCAGGTGGGAGCAAAAACATTGGTTTTGGCAAAATCTTCTTTGGGAGATGCAGTTGCTGCTCGTTTAGCAATTAAATTAAATGCAGGTTTGGTTTCCAATGTAGTGGCTTTGCCGTCCACTGAATCTGGCTATTTGGTGAAAAGAAGTATTTTCACTGGGAAAGCTTTTGCAGAAACTGAAGTTACTACAGAGAATAAAGTATTAGCGGTAAAGAAGAATTCTGTTGACTTGAAAACAGACGGAGGAGATGCCGCTGTGGAAAATTTTGATGTAGCTTTATCAGATGCTGATTTTTCATCAAAAATTACTTCCACAGAAAGAGCCACAGGAGAAGTTTTGTTACCTGAAGCAGATATTGTAGTTTCAGGAGGAAGAGGAATGAAAGGACCTGAAAACTGGGGTATGGTAGAGGATCTTGCCAAAACACTGGGAGCTGCGACAGGTTGTTCGAAGCCTGTTTCTGACATGGGATGGAGACCTCACCACGAACATGTGGGACAAACTGGAGTAAAAGTAGCCCCAAGTTTATACATTGCAATAGGAATTTCAGGTGCTATTCAACATCTTGCAGGTGTTAATTCTTCAAAATGTATTGTTGTAATCAATAAGGACCCTGAAGCTCCTTTCTTTAAGGCAGCAGATTATGGGATTGTTGGTGACGCATTTGAGGTAGTACCAAAATTGACTGAAGCACTAAAAGCTGAATTATAATTTTTGTGGAAAAACTAGTAGAACTGGAGATTTTAGGTTTGTCATCAAACCATTCACAGTCAGGGTCATTTACCCTTGTGATGGGGGAGGTGGAAGGTAGTAGAAGATTGCCTATTGTCATAGGAATGTTTGAAGCTCAGGCAATTGCCATTGAGATCGAAAAAATCGTTCCTAACCGACCAATGACACATGATTTATTTAAATCCTTTGCCAATAGCTTTAATTACGAGATCGATAAGATCGTTATTTCTGATATGAAAGAGGGAGTTTTTTATGCCAAAATTAAATGTCATAATGAATCCTCTGAAATCGAGATTGACGCAAGACCATCGGATGCAATTGCTATAGCCATACGGTTTGATTCTCCAGTTTTTTGCTCAGAGAAAGTAATGTCAGAAGCCTCTATTGAATTTTCAGAAGAGGAAAATAAAGAAGAAAATCTAACGAAAAAGCCAGCTGCCCAAAAAGTGAGGTCTAAAAAAGACGGCTCTTTGAAGGATTTCAGTTTAGATAAACTGAATATGATGCTTGATAAAGCCATAAGTAATGAAGATTACGAAAAAGCGGCTCGAATACGAGATGAAATAAACAAAAGAAACTAATTCTTCAAAAGCCTAGCTTCAGCTAGGCTTTTTTCTTGACCTTTATTTCCTATTTTTAGCGTTTCGAATTAAAAATTTATTCATGGACTACTTAAGGGGTGTCTTGGGACTTGCTGTCATCGTATTGATAGCCTTTCTTTTTTCCAATAACCGTCGCAGGATAGACTGGAGGCTTGTAGGGATAGGAATCGTTCTTCAGCTGGTTTTCGGTTTTCTTATTACTAAAGTTTCTTTTGTGGCAGATGGCTTTGCTGTTTTAAGCCAAGGTTTTGTCAAATTTTTGAGTTTTAGTAAAGATGGCGCCGCTTTCATTTTTGGAGACCTCGCTGGGGATAGTTTTGGATTTATTTTTGCATTTCAAGTACTTCCTACAATTATCTTTTTCTCTACCGTATCAGCTGGATTATATTATCTGGGAGTGCTACAAAAGATAGTTTTTGGTATCGCTTGGGTGATGGCTCGAACGATGAGATTATCAGGTCCAGAAAGCTTGTCTGCTGCTGGAAATATATTCCTAGGCCAAACGGAAGCCCCTCTTTTGGTGAGGCCTTTTATTCCTCAAATGAGTAAATCCGAATTGATGTGCTTGATGACTGGGGGAATGGCTACTATTGCAGGTGGGGTATTAGCAGGCTATGTGGCATTTTTAGGTGGAGACAGCTTAGAAGAGCAAAGTAAATTTGCAGCTTACCTTTTAGGCGCTAGTATTATGAATGCTCCTGCTGCTATCGTAATGTCTAAGATGTTTGTGCCCGAAGAGGAGAAAGAAATCAAACAGGATAAATTAGAAGTGAATGAGGAGGCCATGGGTGTCAATTTGATTGATGCTATGTCTATTGGTGCATCTGAAGGATTGAAGCTGGCATTGAACGTTGGGGCGATGCTTTTGGCATTCATTGCCGTCATTGCCGCTGTTAATTATGTGCTTTCTGGCTTAATTGGTGAATACACTGGCTTAAATTCCTTTGTGGCTTCGACCACGGGAGGGCAATTTCAAGGCTTTTCTTTAGAATACTTATTTGGTCAAGTATTCCGGGTTTTTGCATGGATAATAGGTGTTGATTGGGTAGATACCTTACAAGTGGGTAGTTTATTAGGTCAAAAAACAGTGATCAATGAATTTGTTGCTTATCTAAGTCTTTCAGAGATGAAGGAAGTAGGTTCTTTAAATCCAAAATCTATCGTCATTGCTACCTATGCATTATGTGGTTTCTCTAATTTCAGTTCCATAGCAATTCAGCTGGGAGGAATAGCTATTATCGCGCCCAACCAACAAGGGAATATTAGCCGCTTAGGACTTAAATCTCTTTTAGCTGCCTCAATGGCTTGTTTGATGACTGCAACGATTGCAGGAATGCTATTTGGATGATTTTTTAAGTATCAAGTAGCTAGACATAAGATATAAGACGTTGGATATAAAAAATCGCAATGGGTTAGTAGAAATTAGAAATAAAACAATCTGATGAAAATGATTGAATTGGGTTGCGAGATGAAGACTTTTCATACTTCCTTCAACTAGATAAAAAAGTGAAATGATAAGTTCGTCTTCTAAAAAAACCAAAAGAGGTAGAAAGTAACTTGAATTTCATCTTACTTTCTACCTCTTATTATTTATTTGAAGAAAAGATTAATTATCCCCATAAAGCATCTTTCCTACTTCCTCGTACTTATCACCAGGTACCCAAAATGGTTTCGTAGGCATATTACTAATTTTCTGAGCAGCTAAAATATATGCTTTCCAATATTTAACTGCATAGTCTAGATCAAATGACTCTATGCCATCTGCTTGCTTATGGTAGTATTTATTGATTTCATCATCAAAGGCTGTAAAACCAAGACTGAAGGTAGGAGCCGGAATTCCTTTTTTTGCAAAGTTTACATTATCAGACCGATCATATAAACCTTGTTCTGGAGAAGGATCAGCAATGGTTTTTAAACCAATTTCTGTTACCGCTTCAGAGATCAGGCTATCACCAGAAGTTCTACCTAGGCCAATAACCGTGATGATAGAAGTGTCATTGTATCCGCCATTATCAATATTCAAATTGAAGATGATCTTATCTAAAGGAATCAGTGGATTTGAAGCGAAATAGGCACTTCCCAATAATCCTTTTTCCTCAGCAGTCCAAGCAGCCAGCAAAACAGATCTTTTAGGTGGGTTTTCAGCAAAATATTTGGCAGCATTAATAACCGCCACTGTACCTACTGCATTATCTCTAGCTCCGTTATATATGGAATCTCCATTGGCATCAGGTTCTCCTACTCCCACATGATCGTAATGAGCAGAAAGCATGACATATTGATCTTTCAATTCTGGATCAGTCCCTTCAATCCACGCGACTACATTTTTACCTTCAATTGGTTTGTTGACCTTTTTTTCAATTCTAAACTTAGCCTCAGCTACTTTTCCCTTGGCCATATCTGATTTGACTTTGTTTTTTGGGTCTTTAATCCATATGTAAGGAAGTTCGCTTGCTTCACCTTGACTGACAGTCAATTGCGTTCTGTTTAGGTACCTGGAAACTAACTGCCATGGTACCGAGGGAAGGTTAAACATTTCTATTAAGCCTATTGCTCCATGTTCTTGAGCCAACTTTACTTTTTGAGCTCCCAATGAAAATAATGCTCCAGGACTCATTTGATCTGGGGCTCCAACATTTGCCACGACCACTTTTCCTTTTACATCTTTTCCTTCATAGTCAGCTTCTTCACCAAATCCTACATCTACAAGTTCGAATGTACCCTCAAGGTCATTTCCATTTAAGACCAATAATGATTCACCTTGCGAATAGGTTTCACCATCTATTACTATTTCCCCTGTTTTAGGTGGAGAAGACATAATAAATGGAATCGTTTGATAATATCCACTGGCACCTGGTATTTGCTTGGCTCCATATTTTTCAAATTCTGAAGCTATATAGCTTGCTGCCATTTCTATTTCTGGCCGGAGAGGATCTCTTCCTTTTAACTCATCAGAAGCTAAGTATTCAAAATGCTGAATGGCTTCTTCACGATTAAATTCCTTTTCAACACTTTCTACTTGAGCAAATGTTAGTACAGAGAAAGAAATAAGCATGCATATGCTTAAGAATATATTTTTCATGGATCTAAAATTTTAACACTCCTAATGTAAATTAATTTAGTGGAATGAGTTCTAAACGGAGGAAATTAACGGTTCTTGAAGATTTAAGCTTTTTAATATAGATTGGAAATGTTCAGGGACTGGGCAAGAAATTTCAATAGTCTCCTCAGTAATAGGGTGATTAAATGAAAGCCTAATGGCATGAAGCAACAAGTTTTCTAAGCCAAACTGGTTTTGGAAGAAGATGTTCTGCTTGTTATCCCCATGCTTTTTATCCCCAATGATGTAATGCCTGATATGTGCTAGATGCCTTCTTATTTGATGCGTTCGTCCAGTTTCAGGATTTACAGATAGTAAACTATAGCGACTTGTTGGATATCTTCCAGTAGTGTCAAATGGGATCTCGGTCTCTGAAATTACTTTATACCATGTTTGTGCTTCTTGAAGCCTTCCTGACCTTTCACTTTTCAATGGATGATCAATCAAAGCCTTCTTTTGCTCAGGAATTCCTCTTACTATGGTCAGGTAATTCTTTTTTATTTGTCGTTCAGAAAAAAGGTTTTTTAAGTGGGGGAGGATTTCCTCCTTTTTTGCGAAGAGCAGGATTCCACTCGTGGGTCTGTCCAATCGATGAACTGGGTGAACATGCATCCCTATTTGATCTCTTAGAATTTGCAAGGCAAAGACAGTCTCTTGCGCTGCAATAGAGGTTCTATGAACTAATAAGCCAGCAGGTTTATTGATGGCAATGATAGAATCATCTTCAAAAAGAATGGGTAATTCCATAAGAGGATAGAAAGAAAGCCAATACTGAGATTGGCTTTCATTAAATGGATTTATTAAAAGATGGTGCCAGAACCAATGGATTCATTTTCATCATACCAAGCAACGAATTGACCCGAAGCTACTCCTTTCTGTGCTTGGTCAAATATTACAAATAAGCCTTTTTCCTTTCTGATTAAAGTGGCCCAAGTCAAAGGTTGCCTATAACGGATTCTAGCTTTATATCTTGCACTTTCGCCGACTTGTAATTTCAAGTCTTCCCTGATCCAATGGATTTGATCTTCTTTCACAAAAAGTCCATTTCTCAAAAGACCTGGATGCGTTTCACCTAAGCCAGTATAAATCACATTCTCCTTAGTATCCGTAGAAATTACAAATAAAGGTTTTCCAGTACCTCCAACGTTAAGTCCTTTTCTTTGACCTACAGTGAAATAATGAGCACCATTATGTTCCCCTAACACTTTGCCTTCTTCTGGACGATAATGCAGGGGTAAAGAAATTGCTTCCAAATCCTCCAAATCCAAGTCTTCAGCAGCTACTCCCACAGGGATTTTTTGAGATTTATAGATTTCTAAATCTTCAGGTATTTGTATGATTCTTCCTTTTTTTGGCTTCAACTGCTGCTGAAGAAAATCAGGCAGTCGAACTTTCCCAATAAAACAAAGACCTTGCGAATCCTTTTTGTCTGCAGTAATTAAATCAAGTTCTTTTGCAATTTTACGTACCTCTGGTTTTTGTAAATGACCGATTGGGAAAAGTGCTTTACTTAACTGTTCTTGATCGAGCTGACATAAGAAATAACTCTGGTCCTTATTTGGATCTGCTCCAGCTAGGAGTTGATACACTGGCTTTCCATCTACTTCAATTTCACCTTTTTGACAATAATGACCTGTTGCAACAAAATCTGCTTTGAGTTTTTGTGCCGCTTTAAGAAATATATCGAATTTGATTTCCCTGTTACAAAGAATATCTGGGTTGGGGGTCCGGCCAGCCTTATATTCTCCAAACATATAGTCTACGATTCGCTCTCTATACTCTTCGCTTAAATCAATTGCCTGAAAAGGAATTCCAAGTTTTTCTGCCACTAACATGGCATCGGTGGAATCTTCCATCCAGGGGCATTCATTGGAAATGGTGACTGATTCATCGTGCCAGTTTTTCATAAACATGCCGATGACTTCGTATCCTTGCTCTAGGAGTAGGTGAGCAGCTACTGAACTGTCAACCCCTCCTGAGAGGCCAACTACTACTCTTGGTTTTGTTTTCATAGATTGTAATAATTAATGGATTCAAGGTCCATTAGGTTACAGATGGAGAAAGAACATTACTTTAAAGTAAAAAGGTTCTCGAAGAACAAAAATAAGTATTCTTCCTTAGAAAAAAGGTTTACAGATTTTAAAGCCAATTAGTTGGAGTTGCTACCAGATGCATTGACAGCAATTTCAGCAAACTGAAGCCCACAAGTAATCAAACTGGCCACAGACATTACACCCACAGAAACACCCTTTACTTCTGGGTTTTTATTATTTACAGCAACGCAATAGGCGATTCGTTGTATGTAAGAAGTAATATTAGAGGTTTCATCAATTATCGCATCGTCATGATCAGGTTCTACAGCGCTTTTCCCTTCTTTTCCAAGTTCGTAAAAGTGGTAAATACTACAGGTCAAAGCTGGAATAATCAAAATACAATTGATTATTGCTCCTACAGCACGTCCATCTTTCATTTTTAAGTTTTTCATGATCCCGGTGGCTTTTCCAAATTTTGCCTGCACGGGGCCACTGAATAGAATCTTACATAAAATGACTGTTACGAGAGTACCTCTACTAATCCAAACTAATTCAGGCTGTTTTAATGGATCTTTGGGGATTAGAAGGTTTACTCCCCCAACCATACCCATGGCAGCAAAATTTACTGCTGCGGATGGTAAAGCGATCGGGTTTTGCCCTGTTTCTTCCATAGCTTCAAAGCCTGTGACAATAGTAGAAACAAAAATCAGAAAAGCTCCTCCTGTATGTCCCATTACATAAAGCGCCTCTTTGTATCTTTCAGGAACTACGCCTGAAGATGACTTTTCAGAAAGTGCCATGGTATTGGTAAAAAGGGTTTGATTAGTTGAGCCCCCATTTAAATCATTTTGAAGGGTTTTGAAATCTTTGACCTGGATTAAATAATTTGTGTGTTCACTTTTAGGAAATGGAGTTTCATTATTGGCAATTTTATAGCCTATTGTCACCGGAACAGCCGCGATTAATGTTACTATATCAACTATGGAAAACTCAGGAATCCCAATGTCTTCCAGAATATCACTTATTACTGGAATATGTATTGGTGCTTCCAAAGCTTTAACAGAGGCTTTTGCTAGTAAGTAAAGTAAATCCAATAAGGCATCTAAAACATTTTCAACACTTTCTAAAACCCCATCAGCTAATATGGCTACGAGTTTCTTTAAAAAGCTTCCCAAATCCAGATCCTTGAAATCTGACGATAATTTTTCTAATTCATCAATCACCTGATCAAATATTTGACCCTCTTTTTTAATTGCATCAAAAAGTACCTCCATGGGATCACTAGGCGCATTTACTGGATCTTGCGGTTTTTTATGACTTGTATTTTTCGCGTTATTTTGAAAGTGATGGGATAAATAGGTGGTTGTTGAATCTTTGCCAGAACTTGAGTCCGACCGAGAGGCTGGGGTTTGATTTGCAGCTTTACCTAATCCATCCCAATTGTCTGGAATATCGGCCCATTTATTAATGGCTGAAATTGCTTTAGCAAATTCAGCGTTCATTTCTTTTTTGAAAACTTCAATTTGATCCACCTCATGTTGAAGAAAGATTTGAAATAAATTCTTCATTACTTTTTTGGTGCGGATGATATCCTGCCATTCAAAAAGAAATTCTAAAAACTTTAGCACATCTTTAATGGCTGTTTTTATGGCATTAAAGACCCATTTTGCTGCAGAAGCAATTTTTTCAGCACAATCCAGGAGTGCATGAAATGTTTTATCACCAATTTCCACAACAAAACTCAAAAATCCTGAAGCTGCGTCTTTGACGAATTTTACTGCAAAATCAACCGCATGCTCCAACCATTTTTCTAAATCGCCAAAGTCTGCAGCTATTTTATCCCCTATACTTTCTAATTGAACAGTAGGATGGGGGAGGTAAACTGCCATCTCCATTGGCTTCGGAGTCTTTTTTGCAACTTCGGTATACGCGTTACCTAAAGTTTGATTGGTTTGTGCGGCAAGCTCCAAGTCGCTTTTGGGTATGTCACCAGAAACCAACTTGGAAGTAGAACCATCAGGTTTCGTGATGGTCGCAGCTTTTATTTTTTCTGGGGTATTTAAACTGGCCACCTTGTTTAAAGGCTTTTTCATAGGGTCAATTTTGACCGTTGTTACCCCATCAGTCACCGTCAGTTTTGTGCCATTGATATTTCCGATGCTCTCAATAATAGTAAGACTGCCATGAGCGTCGGTATTTATGGGAATAGGGTTGGTTCCTAGTACATAATAGAGGTTGTTGATGATAAATGTCCCCCTAGTTTCAGCACTTATTTTTAACTCAAAATTAACTTTTGGCAATTTGTTTTCATCAACTATTTGGATTCGAGTAGTGTATGAGCTAAAACTATTTGCAGGAGTGGTAGTTTTTGGTGGTGGTAGCGTGACTTGCTGAGAAGTCCAAATGGAGGTTGATGGCGACTGGTACATTTTGTGAAGCAAATCACCCCCAACGGCAAAAAAAGTATTCCCTTGATTTTCTTTGTTTACATAAGGTGAAATCAAATCTACTCCTGTAAGAATGGGTAAAGGATACCTCCATGAGCTTGGCTTAGTGATTTCATTTTTTGGACAAGTAGAATAAAATACCTGATTAGCCTGGTTCAATCCCCAAAAGAAAACGGATGTATCAGACTGATACGCTTTTAGAAAAGTGCAACCAATAAAAATCTCATTTTTGAAAACCAATACACCTGTATCACTATCCTTCTGATTAGTGCTGGAAAAATAATATAAAGCACCTTGAGAAATTGCCAGTAGATCAGTACTCCCATCGGAGTTTCTAAAAGTTGATATTGCTTCCGGAATACTATTTCCTGGTAGATTTAATCTTGCTACCGGTGCCGGGATATTTGGTTTCCAAATGTTAAAACTGGTTGATATATAAATTGAGCTAAACCTCCTACAGTACCTATAGTGTACATCCCGTCTATGGTTTGCCCAGCCGATCTTCCCACTGTACTGGAATAGCCATTTTCTTCTAAATCAATATTTAAGTTATGCTCATGCCAATAATAACCATCAGTCTTTTTTAGATCGATGTAATACCTATTGATCAGTTTAGAATTGTTTGCAGGATCTTTTTCAATATCAACGAAAATATATTCAGAGCCGGTAGAAGAGGTTAATAATTCACTTATATAAATATTTTGAATGGAAAGTACTGCCTCGGTATTGTTTGGATTATCATATTCGATTATTTCCCAGCTAGGATTATGAAGCCAACTCGTATCCAAGTCTGAGTTGCTTAAACTTAGAAAAAGTGTGTCTGTTTTTCCATCTGTCACCGTGATGGCCAGTTCAAGTGTTCCATTTGTGATATTTTGGGCTGCGTCAAAAGTTTTAATTTGGACGCCAGATTTTCCTTCGAATGATTTGGCTATAAGAGCTGAGCTTAAATCTATTCGATTCCATCCTTTTTCAGATCCTGAACTTTCTTGAGTACAGTAAAAAACTCCATCGGTCCCTATTGAAAAAAGAAGTGAATGTCCGGTTTTATCTTGTAGTGCTTCAAACTTTTTGTCTGGAGCCATAATTTCAGCTTGGAGAAAATTCTTCATTAACTCTGAAGAATAAGTCAATGTATTGGAAGACATAATTAAAAATGTTAGAAGTTAAAAGTTAAGATGGCTCCACGTAATTGATGTGGGATACTAAATCCTGGTTTTTTGAAAACTCGATGTC
Above is a window of Algoriphagus machipongonensis DNA encoding:
- the mnmA gene encoding tRNA 2-thiouridine(34) synthase MnmA — translated: MKTKPRVVVGLSGGVDSSVAAHLLLEQGYEVIGMFMKNWHDESVTISNECPWMEDSTDAMLVAEKLGIPFQAIDLSEEYRERIVDYMFGEYKAGRTPNPDILCNREIKFDIFLKAAQKLKADFVATGHYCQKGEIEVDGKPVYQLLAGADPNKDQSYFLCQLDQEQLSKALFPIGHLQKPEVRKIAKELDLITADKKDSQGLCFIGKVRLPDFLQQQLKPKKGRIIQIPEDLEIYKSQKIPVGVAAEDLDLEDLEAISLPLHYRPEEGKVLGEHNGAHYFTVGQRKGLNVGGTGKPLFVISTDTKENVIYTGLGETHPGLLRNGLFVKEDQIHWIREDLKLQVGESARYKARIRYRQPLTWATLIRKEKGLFVIFDQAQKGVASGQFVAWYDENESIGSGTIF